A region from the Bacteroidota bacterium genome encodes:
- a CDS encoding sigma-70 family RNA polymerase sigma factor, protein MEKLDQLFQDGVVDRLLRHEKEAFEQLYDDYSAAIYGLTLKILKDEALAEDALQETFVRIWRKIQTYDPSKGRLFTWMLNIARNISIDMLRARESRKVSQTTSLQQHSFDAKGPSTTMQVEHIGLREIVDGLPAEQKQVIDLIYFLGYTQAEVAEEFGIPLGTVKSRVRLAMNHLRAKIG, encoded by the coding sequence ATGGAAAAATTGGATCAGCTGTTTCAAGATGGCGTCGTCGATCGGCTTTTGCGGCACGAGAAGGAGGCATTTGAGCAGTTGTATGATGACTATTCCGCGGCCATTTATGGGCTGACGCTGAAAATACTGAAGGATGAGGCACTCGCAGAGGATGCCCTCCAAGAAACTTTCGTGCGTATCTGGCGAAAGATTCAAACCTATGATCCCTCCAAGGGAAGGTTGTTTACTTGGATGCTGAACATTGCCCGAAACATCAGCATTGACATGTTACGGGCACGTGAAAGCCGCAAAGTTTCCCAAACCACAAGTCTGCAGCAACATTCATTTGATGCCAAAGGCCCATCTACGACGATGCAAGTCGAGCATATCGGGCTCAGGGAAATTGTCGATGGATTGCCAGCCGAACAAAAGCAGGTGATCGACTTGATTTATTTTTTGGGCTATACACAGGCTGAAGTGGCTGAAGAATTTGGCATTCCGCTGGGAACAGTCAAGTCCCGTGTTAGGCTTGCAATGAACCATTTGAGAGCAAAAATCGGATGA
- a CDS encoding cupin domain-containing protein, protein MNNLPPPLTLEMLTQFAQGNLDATQSGMILQLALQYPEVAAAVDQLKRKAVDKVIADAKAMDPQAYIATGNLEAYIQGSLSEPEQQMVELMVQLHPEIKAEMDALEDLNALLILESTKGVTAPERSKQRLLNFMDATEEEGATDRVVSPPYLNSQSSSNDYAPWVNRAGIAPPESFENVFVQPIDASPECLTLLVWVKSQIAGEVHLDAVEKFLVLEGTCMIDIEGEQFPLKAGDYMSIPKFKEHTVYVTSSTPCKLIVQQIAA, encoded by the coding sequence ATGAATAATCTGCCACCACCACTGACTCTGGAGATGCTGACGCAATTTGCGCAAGGCAATCTCGACGCTACACAAAGTGGGATGATCTTGCAATTGGCTTTGCAATATCCTGAGGTTGCAGCTGCGGTTGATCAACTGAAACGCAAAGCCGTCGACAAGGTCATTGCCGATGCCAAGGCGATGGACCCACAAGCCTACATTGCCACCGGCAATTTGGAGGCCTATATCCAGGGTTCTCTCAGCGAGCCCGAGCAACAGATGGTGGAACTGATGGTGCAACTACATCCGGAGATCAAAGCTGAGATGGATGCGTTGGAGGATTTGAATGCACTGCTCATCCTGGAGTCCACTAAAGGTGTGACTGCGCCAGAAAGAAGCAAGCAACGTTTGCTGAACTTCATGGATGCCACAGAAGAGGAGGGAGCCACAGACAGGGTTGTTTCTCCGCCTTATCTCAACAGCCAATCAAGCAGCAACGACTACGCGCCCTGGGTCAATCGCGCGGGCATCGCGCCGCCGGAAAGTTTTGAAAATGTATTCGTTCAACCCATCGACGCCAGCCCGGAATGCCTGACTTTGTTGGTATGGGTCAAATCGCAAATCGCGGGAGAGGTACATTTGGATGCCGTCGAAAAGTTTCTGGTTCTCGAAGGCACATGCATGATCGATATCGAAGGGGAGCAGTTTCCGCTCAAGGCAGGAGACTACATGAGCATTCCCAAGTTCAAGGAACATACCGTTTATGTCACTTCCTCGACACCGTGCAAACTGATCGTACAGCAAATCGCAGCTTAG